The following proteins come from a genomic window of Nicotiana tomentosiformis chromosome 12, ASM39032v3, whole genome shotgun sequence:
- the LOC104100279 gene encoding patatin-like protein 3, with protein MAAASVNTTISMLDSNMETDKLTYEIFSILENKFLFGYDDIKTSDKNLSAPFAGNKNVGTGKVRILTIDAGGSTDGVLAGKSLTHLEDTLRQKSGKPNAHIADFFDVVAGSGAGGVLAGLLFTRGNDGVPMFTAKEALDFVVENGRKISRSFKTGVFRRFSRPAKVFRKVFGDLTLKDTMKAVLIPCYDLTTGAPFVFSRADALEMDGCDFTMADVCGATMADRAVDIKSVDCKTKITAVGGGIAMTNPTAAAITHVLNNKQEFPFANGVEDLLVVSLGNGDSDSGTGNVMSSPAAFVKIAGDGTADMVDQAVSMAFGQSRKNNYVRIQGNGIVGKRNQIIKEENISKGERMRKMVVIAEEMLGQKNVECVLFQGKKLVENSNLDKLKIVASELIKEQERRKNSILPPVILKHAPSSPRTSSATTLSSNSSC; from the exons ATGGCAGCTGCATCAGTTAATACAACAATTTCAATGCTTGACTCCAACATGGAAACTGATAAGCTCACGTACGAAATTTTTTCCATTCTTGAAAACAAATTCCTCTTTGGCTATGATGATATAAAAACTTCAGACAAAAATTTATCAGCTCCGTTCGCCGGAAACAAGAATGTCGGCACCGGAAAAGTCAGAATTTTGACAATTGATGCTGGTGGGTCCACTGATGGTGTCCTCGCCGGAAAATCTTTGACCCACTTGGAAGATACCCTTCGCCAGAAATCGGGAAAACCAAATGCTCATATTGCTGATTTTTTCGATGTTGTCGCTGGTTCCGGCGCCGGCGGTGTACTCGCCGGTCTTTTGTTCACACGTGGGAATGATGGGGTTCCTATGTTTACTGCAAAGGAAGCTCTTGATTTTGTTGTCGAGAATGGTCGGAAAATTTCCCGGAGTTTCAAGACTGGAGTTTTCCGGCGATTTTCCCGACCGGCGAAGGTGTTTCGGAAAGTATTCGGGGATTTAACGTTAAAAGATACGATGAAAGCGGTTTTAATCCCATGTTACGATCTTACTACTGGGGCGCCATTTGTTTTTTCGCGCGCTGATGCGTTGGAAATGGATGGCTGTGATTTCACGATGGCTGATGTATGTGGGGCCACGATGGCTGATCGTGCGGTGGATATAAAGTCTGTTGATTGTAAGACGAAGATCACAGCCGTTGGTGGTGGAATTGCGATGACTAATCCAACCGCTGCAGCTATTACACATGTCCTCAATAACAAGCAAGAGTTCCCATTTGCTAATGGAGTTGAAGATTTGTTAGTAGTTTCTTTGGGAAATGGAGATTCAGATTCCGGCACCGGAAATGTGATGTCGTCGCCGGCGGCATTCGTTAAGATTGCCGGAGATGGAACTGCCGACATG GTAGACCAAGCTGTATCAATGGCATTTGGACAATCTAGGAAAAATAACTATGTACGAATTCAAGGAAATGGAATTGTTGGGAAgagaaatcaaataattaaagAGGAAAACATAAGCAAAGGTGAAAGAATGAGGAAAATGGTGGTCATTGCAGAGGAAATGTTAGGGCAAAAGAATGTGGAATGTGTCTTATTTCAAGGGAAGAAGTTGGTTGAGAATTCAAATTTGGACAAGTTGAAGATAGTTGCAAGTGAATTAATCAAAGAGCAAGAAAGGAGAAAAAACAGCATATTACCCCCTGTGATCTTGAAACATGCACCATCATCTCCTAGAACATCTTCTGCAACAACTCTTTCATCCAATTCTTCATGTTAA